The sequence below is a genomic window from Sorangiineae bacterium MSr12523.
ACCAATTCATCGGGCCGGGCCGATTTCAATAGCTGCTTTCCCGGATGGTACAGTCGTCGAACGATTCATGTTCACGCAATCGTCCGGATCGCCGAGGTAGAATCGGAAACCGTGCAACTCTATTTCGATGACGCGCTCAACGACCAAATCGTGGGCACGCAGCCGATCTACAATGCCCGCGGCCCCCGCGATTCCACCAACGCCACCGATATCGTGGGCAGTCGAATCGGCGCGGAGCTGCTCCCCGACTACCTCTTTCAGACCCGACAGATGGCCGACGGCGCACTGTTGGCGTGGAAAACGCTGGTCGTTCGAGCATCGGGGGTCGACGTCTGTCGCGTCGGCGCCCGCCCCGCGTAGCACCCGCGATTCGATTCGGAGAGGTCCCTTCGACATGGCAGCGCCGGGCGCGGTCGAGACGGGCGGTTGGCCCGTCGATTTTCTGCGCCACTTCCCACGGAAGAGCGTCTCCAAGGTGCTTGGCTGAATGACCCGCCAAGCAGCCTCGAGTCCAGAAATAGGAACCCATGAAGAATCGAATTCCCGCGGTGTACGTACTCGTATCCGTCCTTGCGTCGGCGTGTAGCATGGACGCAACCACGGAAAGCCCCACCCAACGGAGCGCGCAGGCCATCGGCGGGCACGCAAACCCATCGAACGCCGACTACGTCGTTTCGGTCAACGGATCTTGCTCCGGAACGTTGGTCGCGCCCACGAAGGTCGTGACGGCCCAACACTGCATCCATTCCGGGGAGAATCGGGCTGGCGGCGTCGTGGCGACGCGCGCCACCCAGATCGGCGCACGGGACGTCGCCGTTTTGACCTTGAGTCGTGCGCTCGACCTTCCCACCGTGCGCCTCGCGCGCGAAATCCCGGGCGTGGGAACGAAGGGCACGCTCATCGGATTCGGCCGCACCGAGGATTCGAGCGCATTCGATACCCGCCGTGAGGCTCGGTTGCGTGTGTACAAGGTGGGGTCGAACGTCGCGGACGAAAGCGATCGCATCGGCCCCACGGGCTTCTTTGCCCGCAACGCCGACTCGCGGGGTTGCGGAGCGGACTCCGGCGGCGCGTTCATGGTTGGAGGCATGCTCGCCGGCGTCACCGTCCTCGGCGACCCTTCGTGCAGCCACCCCGATTGGGATACCGGGTTTGCAGCCGTCGGGTCGCTCTACGATCAGCTTAGCACCGCCATCGAGGACTAAAGCGCGCCCCTTCAGGCCGCGATTCAGTGCAGCGCCGAAATCGGCACCACCGGGATCACGAGACTCGAGGGGTGGCTTGGATCGTTGTACACGGTCATGGTGCCGATGGGGCTTTGCAGAACGATCTGACCCCCCAGCGGCACACCTTGCGGTGCATTGCTCGGGCCGATGGCAATGCGCAAGCGATGCCCGGCCTTGATCCTTGCGGCGGCGGGGAAGATCTCCACGGATAGCTTCATCACCTCGCCCGGGACCACGGGCTGAGCCGACGCTTCGGTGAATGCGTGCCAAGGCTGAATCATTTCGCCATCGAGCGTGCGCGAACGCGACGGATCGACTTGGCGGAACTGATCGTTCAATAGGCCATTGCTAATCGGGATTGCATCCCCGAAGACATCCACGTCGTCGATGCGCACCGAGATGGATCCTCCTCGCTCCCCGGTCGAGGCCCAAATATCGGCCTGCATCGGCCCGTTGATGTACATATCCTGGGTCAGCACCGGCGTCTCGTAGAGCAGGTTGAACAACTCGGTCAGATTGTCCCGGTGGAAGCAGGGAATGGGCAGGAGGCTCAAAGCACCGAGCGTCCATTGGGAGGTGCTGATCGAGCAAATTCCGTTCAGCGGATACTGGACCAGCTTTCGCGGATCGTTTCGCTCGTAGGGGGCGTTCCCGGGGGCGGCCATGGTGAGCTGCTTGTCGCCGTGCAGGTAATATCGTTGTGCGTGTGCCTGCGGATGCGGCCAGTCGGTGCTGGTGACCATGTGGCCGTGACCAAGCACGCTCTGGGTGACGTTGGGCAAGGTATCGGCGCCGACGCTCAAGCCTTTGACGTATTGGTCGAACCAGCGCAATTGAATGCGATCGAAGATGGGGACGCCGTCTCCGGTCATCCCCAGGTTGAGGGCCATTTCCGCGTGCGTTCCCGATCCCACGAGCATCTTGGTGGGCGCATGGTTCTTGATGCCTTCGTACATCAAGGGCATTCCGCGCTGCCAAATGTCGTGCGCCGTCGTCACGATGAACGTGGGTGCCTTGATGGCATCCGTGGCTTCCACCGGCGATCGGCCGGCAAAGAAAGCCCCGTCGTATGCGAGTGCCGGATCACCCAGCACGGCGCTTACGAACTTCGGCACTTGGAAAGAGGTCAGCGCGTTGTTCAAGTGATCCAACGTGACCGGAAGCGCCCGCACCGGGTCCAGCAGCAGCTGCGGATTGAGCGTCGAAACCAACGTGGTCAACGAAAACCACGTGCTGAAGAAGAGAAGATTGCCCTGCCCTCCGGTGATGGCGACATCGCGGTACGTATCGCCACCGGCTCCTTCCGAAATGACCGCCTTGATCGCCGGATGCCCCGTT
It includes:
- a CDS encoding S1 family peptidase, with the protein product MKNRIPAVYVLVSVLASACSMDATTESPTQRSAQAIGGHANPSNADYVVSVNGSCSGTLVAPTKVVTAQHCIHSGENRAGGVVATRATQIGARDVAVLTLSRALDLPTVRLAREIPGVGTKGTLIGFGRTEDSSAFDTRREARLRVYKVGSNVADESDRIGPTGFFARNADSRGCGADSGGAFMVGGMLAGVTVLGDPSCSHPDWDTGFAAVGSLYDQLSTAIED
- a CDS encoding CocE/NonD family hydrolase, whose amino-acid sequence is MIRRFLLTSLAVALIGCQNDATSNHDTETDRGELDPSSAGATAAAGWTTNGTRGKTSEPSVPVSGTADARWTPYDPPALYPRTVTLPMQYITMADGVKLAVIVTLPADASGKPIQGPLPVVLQETDYNAALSTVASNAVDGVVPSLSWLGSVIGAHDPYIVKHGYASVSVDGRGTGNSEGVWKAFDPEHQRDDDVRVLDWVVSQPWSNGNIGVAGISDVGIHSFLFAQTGHPAIKAVISEGAGGDTYRDVAITGGQGNLLFFSTWFSLTTLVSTLNPQLLLDPVRALPVTLDHLNNALTSFQVPKFVSAVLGDPALAYDGAFFAGRSPVEATDAIKAPTFIVTTAHDIWQRGMPLMYEGIKNHAPTKMLVGSGTHAEMALNLGMTGDGVPIFDRIQLRWFDQYVKGLSVGADTLPNVTQSVLGHGHMVTSTDWPHPQAHAQRYYLHGDKQLTMAAPGNAPYERNDPRKLVQYPLNGICSISTSQWTLGALSLLPIPCFHRDNLTELFNLLYETPVLTQDMYINGPMQADIWASTGERGGSISVRIDDVDVFGDAIPISNGLLNDQFRQVDPSRSRTLDGEMIQPWHAFTEASAQPVVPGEVMKLSVEIFPAAARIKAGHRLRIAIGPSNAPQGVPLGGQIVLQSPIGTMTVYNDPSHPSSLVIPVVPISALH